A stretch of DNA from Gammaproteobacteria bacterium:
GGCGAGCCGTTGGATTCGAAATGCGGGTTCGGTACAACAGCCGCAACCGTCATCCTGAGGCCGAGGCCGCCCTCGGCGTCGGACACAGGACCCTGCAGGCCCTGCTCGAAGAAGCGGACCACGTCCTGGTTGCCTGCCCGCTCACCGCCGAGACGCATCATCTGATCGGGATGGACGCGTTTCGACGCATGAAGCCGACGGCCACGCTGACCAACATCGCCCGGGGAGCCATCGTGGACCCTCGCGCGCTCGAGTGGGCCCTGCGTACCGGTGAGATCGCAGCGGCCGCTCTCGACGTGACGGACCCGGAGCCGATCCCTCCCGATGATCCACTCCTCACGCTCACCAACTGTGTGATCGTTCCGCACCTCGGATCTGCCACGGTGGCAACGAGGATCGCCATGGCGGACCTCGCTACGGAGAACCTCATCGCCGGCCTGCGGGGCGATCCGATGCCGGCATGCGCAAACCCCGAGGTGTACCGGCAGCAGGAACGGCGATAACCTGCGGCCATGAACCCCAGCGACTATCACATGACCTCGGATGAGTTCCGGCGACACGGGCGAGAGGTGATCGACTGGATCGCCGACTACCTGGAACGGGTCGAAGATCTGCCGGTCCTCTCGCAGGTGCAGCCAGGAGAGATCCGTGCCGCGCTGCCGCAGCACCCGCCACACCAGGGAGAACCGTTCGGAGCGCTCCTCGGTGACCTCGACGACATCATCCTCCCGGGGATCACCCACTGGCAGTCGCCCAACTTCTTCGCCTACTTCCCCGCGAACAGCTCCGGACCCGCCATCCTCGGAGATCTGGTCTCTTCCGGACTGGGGATCCAAGGAATGCTGTGGACGACCAGTCCGGCGGCAACCGAACTCGAGACACACGTGATGGACTGGCTCGTCGAGATGCTCGGCCTCCCCAAACGGTTTCTCTCGAGCGGCGCCGGTGGGGGCGTCATCCAGGATTCGGCCTCCTCGGCGACCCTCACCGCCCTGCTGGCAGCCAGAGAACGGGCAACGGGATTCGTGTCGAATCGCGAGGGTGTCGATCCAAGGCTCGTGGCCTACACGTCGACGCAAGCGCACTCTTCGATGGAGAAAGCGATCAGAGTCGTCGGCATCGGATCCGATCGACTCCGGATGATCGACGTGGACGACACGTTCGCCATGCGCCCCGAGGCGTTGGATGCTGCGATTCGTGCCGATCTGGAGGCAGGGCTGATCCCCGCATTCGTGAGCGCGACGGTCGGAACGACCTCGTCGACGGCAATCGATCCGCTACGGGCCATCGGAGAGATCTGCCGCCGGCACGGTGTCTGGCTCCACGTCGATGCCGCGCTCGCAGGGACGGCGGCATTGCTGCCGGAGATGCGCTGGATCCACGACGGGCTGGAACTGGCGGACAGCTACGTGTTCAACCCGCACAAGTGGATGCTGACGAACTTCGACTGCACCGCCTTCTTCGTTGCCGACCGCTCCGTGCTGATCCGCACGCTGAGCATCCTGCCCGAATACCTGCGCAACCAGGCGTCCGAGTCGGGCGAGGTCTTCGACTATCGAGACTGGCACGTGCCGCTCGGAAGGCGTTTCCGGGCGCTCAAGCTGTGGTTCGTCATTCGCCATTACGGCGTGGAGGGTCTCCAGGCGATCGTACGAGAGCACCTGCGCCTGGCCGAGGTGTTCGCCGCGTGGATCGCCGACGATCCCGACTTCGAGCCGGCCGCCCCGGTGCCGCTGAACCTCGTCTGCTTCCGGCATCTCGGAGGCGACGAGCGCAACGAGGCGATCATGAACCGGCTCAACGCCTCAGGCCGGCTGTTTCTCACCCACACCAGGCTCGACGGGAAGTTCACGCTACGGATGTCGATTGGTCAGACCCACACGGAGGAGCGTCACGTCCGACGGGCTTGGGAGCTGATCCGGGAAACTGCCCGCCTGGTGTGAGGTTTCTCGTCAATGCTGGCGTCGCTATCCGACGCTGCTATTGACAGGAATCGGGCTGCAGGTTTCTCGTCAATGCCGGCGTCGCTATCCGACGCTGCTATTGACAGGAAGTTCGGCGAGCGACCTGGCAACCTCGGCCACGACGCGCTGCGGGGTGTCTCGAAGGTCCCGAGCCGTGTACCGCAACAGACGGTAACCCGCAGACAGGACAGCGTTCTGCCGGACTCGATCATCCGCAAATGTCTTCGGATCACTGTGGAATCGGAAGCCATCGAGTTCAATCCCCAGTCTCCTCTCGGGATAGGCGAAGTCGAGCCTCGCAACGACCACTCCCAGCTGATCCCGGACCGGATACTGGCCCATGGGCATCGGCAAACCGGCGTCTGCCAGGAGCTGACGAAATAGATCCTCCAGAGGGCTTTCGGTATCACCTCGCCACTTCAGCCGGATCTCCAACAACGCCCTTGCCGTACCGACTCCCGTCCGGCCCTGACGCGCAACGTCATCGACTACCTCCGCCACTCTTTCGAGTGTCACAAGTCGGTCACGCAACGCTTTGTCGAAGGCCAGAGCAACGGTGCGCCGTCCCACCGCTGCTCCGAGATCGACGATCGTCCGCGCGGGTTCCGTCGTAGGAATGCAGCGGAGAACCATTGTCTGATCTGGCGCCAAGTCTGTGGACCGATGGACTACGAAGGGCTTGGGAGACCAGCGCCGGCGTCTGGTGGCAACGTGCATCTGTCGAGGCCAAGGCAGCATCCCCAGGAGTCCGGCAGCACTGCGGTGTGAGGCGACAGCGCCCACACCAGTCGATAGAACGGCAGCCATCAGGCCCTGGAGACGGGACGACGGGACACCACTCAAGGTGAAGACGCCGGGATACACAGAAAGGAAGTATCCGCTGCGGAGCCTGCGGTCTACCCCTGATGATGACAAACCGGCATCTCGCGCCTGAGGACGCGTAACGACGCCGTGCTGGGAACGTGCGAGAGTGGCAATTCTCTGATCTGGGGTCACACCTCTTACGTAGCAAGAATCCACCTGCAAGAGAAGACCCTCGCGTTTCTCGTCAATGCTGGCGTCGCTATCCGACGCTGCCATTGACAGGAATCGGGCTGCAGGTTTCTCGTCAATGCCGGCGTCGCTATCCGACGCTGCTATTGACGGGAAAGCGGCAAGCCCAGCAGCTTGCGCACCATCCATGCCGTCGCCCCCCACAGCACGTCG
This window harbors:
- a CDS encoding D-glycerate dehydrogenase, yielding MAQIVVTRRPPGSAVERLENAGTVWTWPEDRALPRERLLAEVREADGLLCMLTDSIDTEVLDVAPRLRAISTMAVGTDNIDLAACTQRGIAVGHTPDVLTEATADMAFALLLTAARRVVEGADYVKAGKWRRWEPALLLGAQVHATTLGIIGLGRIGTAVARRAVGFEMRVRYNSRNRHPEAEAALGVGHRTLQALLEEADHVLVACPLTAETHHLIGMDAFRRMKPTATLTNIARGAIVDPRALEWALRTGEIAAAALDVTDPEPIPPDDPLLTLTNCVIVPHLGSATVATRIAMADLATENLIAGLRGDPMPACANPEVYRQQERR
- a CDS encoding aspartate aminotransferase family protein, producing MTSDEFRRHGREVIDWIADYLERVEDLPVLSQVQPGEIRAALPQHPPHQGEPFGALLGDLDDIILPGITHWQSPNFFAYFPANSSGPAILGDLVSSGLGIQGMLWTTSPAATELETHVMDWLVEMLGLPKRFLSSGAGGGVIQDSASSATLTALLAARERATGFVSNREGVDPRLVAYTSTQAHSSMEKAIRVVGIGSDRLRMIDVDDTFAMRPEALDAAIRADLEAGLIPAFVSATVGTTSSTAIDPLRAIGEICRRHGVWLHVDAALAGTAALLPEMRWIHDGLELADSYVFNPHKWMLTNFDCTAFFVADRSVLIRTLSILPEYLRNQASESGEVFDYRDWHVPLGRRFRALKLWFVIRHYGVEGLQAIVREHLRLAEVFAAWIADDPDFEPAAPVPLNLVCFRHLGGDERNEAIMNRLNASGRLFLTHTRLDGKFTLRMSIGQTHTEERHVRRAWELIRETARLV
- a CDS encoding DUF559 domain-containing protein produces the protein MTPDQRIATLARSQHGVVTRPQARDAGLSSSGVDRRLRSGYFLSVYPGVFTLSGVPSSRLQGLMAAVLSTGVGAVASHRSAAGLLGMLPWPRQMHVATRRRRWSPKPFVVHRSTDLAPDQTMVLRCIPTTEPARTIVDLGAAVGRRTVALAFDKALRDRLVTLERVAEVVDDVARQGRTGVGTARALLEIRLKWRGDTESPLEDLFRQLLADAGLPMPMGQYPVRDQLGVVVARLDFAYPERRLGIELDGFRFHSDPKTFADDRVRQNAVLSAGYRLLRYTARDLRDTPQRVVAEVARSLAELPVNSSVG